From Draconibacterium halophilum, one genomic window encodes:
- a CDS encoding SO_0444 family Cu/Zn efflux transporter, protein MEYIQQYIGELWYLVMEMAPWLLLGLTFAGIFKVYFPQKHIDRYLGKSNFKSALNASLLGIPMPLCSCGVIPTGISFFKNGASKGASNSFLISTPQTGVDSIFATYSMLGWPFAILRPIVAFVTGIAGGVLTNVFVKDKPEPKSTFPFANLSIDVATVKGEETCDDDSCGCHDDEKIDNRHALVRVADYAFIEMLQDIAKWLILGFLLAALISVVLPDDFFGRFQGLGMVEILVVLLASVPIYICATGSIPIAAVLLIKGVSPGAALVFLMAGPATNVATITVLGKTMGRKSLIVYLATIIGGAVFFGWLTNLLIPADFLLSKVAMLHDGAHEHEVLPKWLQWSSSVLLIGSMLLGYFLKDFFKKRRIAQSTGETFRVEGMTCSHCEANVVRNLQKIKGVKSVVADNKSNTVKISGSGYKTDKVKEIVNELGYRFIG, encoded by the coding sequence ATGGAATACATTCAACAATATATTGGCGAGTTATGGTATTTAGTAATGGAAATGGCGCCCTGGCTATTATTGGGCCTTACTTTTGCAGGAATTTTCAAGGTTTATTTTCCACAAAAACACATCGATCGTTACCTTGGTAAATCGAACTTCAAATCGGCATTAAATGCATCATTGCTTGGTATTCCAATGCCATTGTGTTCGTGTGGTGTGATTCCAACAGGTATTTCGTTTTTTAAGAACGGAGCATCAAAAGGAGCCAGTAATTCGTTCCTTATATCCACGCCCCAAACCGGTGTAGACTCTATATTCGCAACGTATTCAATGTTGGGGTGGCCGTTTGCCATTTTGCGCCCGATAGTAGCATTTGTTACGGGAATTGCCGGAGGCGTACTTACCAATGTTTTTGTAAAAGACAAACCAGAGCCAAAATCGACTTTTCCATTTGCAAATTTATCGATAGATGTTGCCACCGTTAAAGGAGAGGAAACCTGCGATGATGATTCTTGTGGGTGTCATGATGACGAAAAAATTGATAACCGACACGCATTGGTTCGTGTGGCCGATTATGCTTTTATCGAAATGTTACAGGATATTGCCAAATGGTTGATTCTTGGATTTTTGTTGGCAGCTTTAATTTCTGTAGTTCTGCCAGACGACTTTTTTGGCCGTTTCCAGGGACTGGGCATGGTTGAGATTCTCGTTGTTTTGCTGGCGTCGGTTCCTATTTATATTTGCGCTACAGGATCGATTCCTATTGCCGCTGTTTTGTTAATAAAAGGAGTATCGCCCGGTGCTGCGCTGGTATTTTTAATGGCTGGCCCGGCTACCAATGTGGCAACCATTACTGTGCTTGGAAAAACAATGGGACGTAAATCCCTGATCGTTTACCTTGCGACAATAATTGGTGGAGCTGTATTTTTTGGTTGGTTAACGAATTTGTTAATTCCTGCCGACTTTTTATTAAGCAAAGTAGCCATGTTGCACGATGGTGCGCATGAACATGAAGTATTGCCAAAATGGTTGCAGTGGTCATCGTCTGTTTTGCTTATTGGTTCTATGCTTTTGGGCTACTTCCTCAAAGACTTTTTCAAAAAGCGGCGGATTGCCCAAAGCACCGGAGAAACTTTTCGGGTGGAGGGTATGACTTGTTCGCACTGCGAAGCAAATGTGGTGCGTAATCTTCAGAAAATTAAAGGAGTAAAATCGGTTGTTGCTGATAATAAGAGTAATACGGTAAAAATAAGTGGTTCAGGATATAAAACTGACAAGGTGAAAGAAATCGTAAATGAATTAGGCTATCGTTTTATTGGATGA
- a CDS encoding 3-keto-disaccharide hydrolase, which yields MSRSGLIHFVFVCATVMLFTSCNRPAKNNNQQKKTQQYTPNVPEGWQALFDANTLENWKITSFGTEGPVKVSGGSIIINYGDGCSGITWTDTFPKVNYEIQLEARKMVGNDFFCGMTFPVNDDFCSLIVGGWGGPVVGLSSVDGQDASDNETQVLKYFEKEVWYNIHLRVTETSIQAWIDDEKLVDLNYTDHELSIRPEVALSKPFGICTWMTTAELRNIAMRKLESVQ from the coding sequence ATGTCTCGATCAGGTTTAATTCATTTTGTTTTTGTGTGTGCTACTGTAATGCTGTTTACATCTTGTAACAGACCGGCAAAGAACAATAATCAGCAAAAGAAAACTCAGCAATACACACCTAATGTGCCCGAGGGGTGGCAAGCCTTGTTTGATGCGAATACACTCGAAAACTGGAAAATAACCTCATTTGGCACCGAAGGTCCGGTAAAGGTTTCGGGAGGCAGTATAATAATTAATTACGGCGATGGTTGCAGCGGGATTACCTGGACAGATACTTTCCCAAAAGTAAACTACGAAATACAACTGGAGGCACGAAAAATGGTTGGTAACGACTTTTTTTGTGGTATGACTTTCCCTGTTAATGATGATTTTTGCTCCTTGATTGTTGGAGGGTGGGGTGGCCCTGTTGTTGGGCTCAGTAGTGTTGACGGGCAAGATGCTTCGGATAATGAAACACAGGTGCTGAAATATTTTGAAAAGGAAGTGTGGTATAACATTCACTTACGGGTAACCGAAACTTCAATCCAGGCATGGATCGACGATGAAAAATTGGTTGATCTCAATTACACCGATCATGAATTAAGTATTCGGCCTGAAGTAGCGCTTTCAAAACCTTTTGGAATTTGTACTTGGATGACAACTGCCGAGCTTCGTAATATTGCGATGCGGAAATTAGAAAGTGTGCAATAA
- a CDS encoding DEAD/DEAH box helicase: protein MKFEEYSISNTIKTNLEKKGFRRPTDIQFKAIPPVLKGEDVLAIAQTGTGKTAAFAIPVIHNIQQSKLKQKNVGISCLVMAPTHELAQQISEVFLAIAKNTGVKITVIIGGVDQDPQISRLQGGTDVLVATPGRLFDLVSQGYLKLQDVKTLILDEADHMLDLGFIKDINDLMRFLPSKRQTLFFSATINKKIKKLAYSLVSKPIRIQISPKDPVAKTIEHQVAFIELDDKRAFLERLVGENPEAKILAFVRTKVRAERVKKAMTRVEIDSDTIHSDKDQAERDQTMQRFKSGQLKLLIATDVSARGIDIPNVDFVVNYDLPEVAANYVHRVGRTGRGNQKGKAVTFCSPEEREILDEIEGFLGKDIHRLEIDKNVYKETLDFTKDTDFNWQKLMRDNDRELEDVKKKKKKKKKK, encoded by the coding sequence GTGAAATTCGAAGAATATTCCATATCGAACACCATAAAGACCAACCTGGAGAAAAAGGGATTCCGTCGTCCGACTGATATTCAGTTCAAAGCCATACCGCCCGTATTAAAAGGCGAAGATGTATTGGCCATCGCCCAAACAGGAACAGGAAAGACCGCGGCTTTTGCCATTCCGGTTATTCATAATATCCAGCAAAGCAAACTCAAACAAAAAAACGTGGGAATAAGCTGTTTGGTTATGGCACCCACGCACGAACTGGCACAGCAAATCAGTGAAGTATTTTTAGCCATTGCCAAAAATACAGGTGTAAAAATTACGGTTATCATCGGTGGTGTTGATCAGGATCCACAAATCAGCCGTTTACAAGGCGGTACCGATGTTTTGGTAGCTACTCCCGGTCGTTTGTTCGACCTGGTTAGTCAAGGCTACCTGAAACTGCAGGATGTGAAAACGCTGATTTTAGATGAAGCCGACCACATGCTCGATCTTGGTTTTATTAAAGATATCAATGACTTAATGCGTTTTCTTCCTTCAAAGCGTCAGACCTTGTTCTTCTCGGCAACCATCAATAAAAAGATTAAAAAACTTGCTTATTCGCTGGTTAGCAAGCCTATTCGCATTCAAATTTCGCCAAAAGATCCGGTGGCAAAAACCATTGAGCACCAGGTAGCTTTTATTGAATTGGATGATAAAAGAGCTTTTCTGGAACGATTAGTTGGCGAAAATCCGGAAGCAAAAATCCTGGCGTTCGTACGAACAAAAGTACGTGCCGAGCGCGTGAAAAAGGCGATGACTCGTGTTGAAATTGATAGTGATACTATTCACAGCGACAAAGATCAGGCAGAACGCGACCAAACCATGCAACGTTTTAAAAGTGGGCAACTAAAATTACTTATTGCTACCGATGTGAGTGCCCGTGGAATTGATATTCCGAACGTTGATTTTGTTGTAAATTACGACCTTCCTGAAGTTGCAGCAAACTATGTACACCGAGTGGGACGTACCGGCCGCGGCAATCAAAAAGGGAAAGCCGTTACGTTTTGCAGCCCGGAAGAACGAGAAATTCTGGACGAAATTGAGGGATTTTTGGGCAAAGATATTCATCGTCTTGAGATTGATAAAAACGTGTACAAAGAAACGCTTGATTTTACAAAAGACACCGATTTCAATTGGCAGAAACTAATGCGCGATAACGATCGTGAATTAGAAGACGTAAAGAAAAAAAAGAAGAAGAAAAAGAAAAAATAA
- a CDS encoding threonyl-tRNA synthetase editing domain-containing protein: MKVLVMYVEEFSYQPARKNLDDVEEITEGAQFSDSILAFIQVEESDEEKDVKSREKKLVNHLKWTARKNNCKSVILHSFAHLSESKASVDFTKELFDLAEKRLQNADFKTAQTPFGYFLDLNIKAPGFSLARIWATL, translated from the coding sequence ATGAAAGTATTGGTAATGTATGTTGAGGAGTTTTCGTACCAACCCGCACGAAAAAACCTTGATGACGTGGAAGAGATTACGGAAGGTGCGCAATTCTCAGACTCAATTCTGGCCTTTATCCAGGTTGAAGAAAGTGACGAAGAGAAGGATGTGAAAAGTAGGGAGAAAAAGCTGGTAAACCACCTGAAATGGACAGCCCGAAAAAACAATTGCAAAAGCGTAATTCTTCACTCGTTTGCTCACCTATCAGAATCAAAAGCATCGGTTGATTTTACAAAAGAACTGTTTGATTTGGCTGAAAAACGACTGCAAAATGCCGATTTCAAAACGGCACAAACACCATTTGGCTATTTCCTCGATCTGAATATTAAAGCGCCCGGATTTTCTTTGGCACGCATTTGGGCAACGCTTTAA
- a CDS encoding heme-binding domain-containing protein yields MRRILRFLVISLLLAFIVLQFFQPEKNNGEVSSNHIFNQEQVPENIQNILTTACLDCHSNHTNYWWYNNIAPVSWMVNDHISEGKSELNFSEWAAMDIFEKITILEEICQETERKSMPLKSYRTIHPKAKLSDEQIAELCNWTTKLAEELLANAASE; encoded by the coding sequence ATGCGACGAATACTTCGATTTTTAGTAATATCATTGCTGCTTGCTTTTATCGTTCTCCAGTTTTTTCAGCCGGAAAAAAATAACGGTGAAGTAAGCAGCAATCACATTTTTAATCAGGAGCAAGTTCCTGAAAACATCCAAAATATACTTACGACTGCATGCCTCGATTGCCACTCGAACCATACCAACTATTGGTGGTACAACAATATTGCCCCTGTTTCGTGGATGGTGAATGATCATATTAGTGAAGGTAAATCCGAACTCAATTTTTCGGAATGGGCAGCCATGGACATTTTTGAAAAAATTACCATTCTGGAAGAAATCTGTCAGGAAACGGAACGAAAATCCATGCCTTTAAAATCATATCGTACCATCCACCCGAAAGCAAAGTTAAGCGATGAACAAATTGCCGAACTCTGCAACTGGACCACAAAACTGGCCGAAGAATTACTGGCAAACGCTGCCAGCGAATAA
- a CDS encoding heme-binding domain-containing protein, translating into MKKSLSLLAAAFFMLSLLAFGTDKPTKAKAMPDDVKAVIENSCFGCHNTDSKNEDGKKELDFKKLDSLSKIKMISTYKEIEEVLDENEMPPKSFWKDFLIRH; encoded by the coding sequence ATGAAAAAATCATTATCCTTATTAGCTGCTGCCTTCTTTATGTTGTCTCTGCTTGCCTTTGGAACGGATAAACCAACAAAAGCGAAAGCCATGCCCGATGATGTAAAAGCGGTCATCGAAAATTCGTGTTTTGGATGTCACAACACTGATTCGAAAAATGAAGACGGAAAAAAAGAGCTTGATTTCAAGAAACTCGACAGCCTGTCGAAAATAAAAATGATAAGTACCTACAAAGAAATTGAAGAAGTACTTGATGAAAATGAGATGCCCCCAAAAAGTTTCTGGAAAGATTTCCTGATAAGGCATTGA
- a CDS encoding T9SS type A sorting domain-containing protein, protein MRSYIPFLILLILICNSVSAQLSEGGFPLQVVALKSADRAFVKMPVLKQRVVDAAIAANKESDNQLKALTFAHAFNVDFRPSNSGVWYSTNSGFNVWRITISSENAYSLNLIFNDFELNDKGRLFIYNEENNHYLGAFTSQNNKNSHKFAVAPVAGDVITVQYEVPEDEGTPDDFAISRVNHDFMGILKFDRRPINGEAAGECNVDINCEIGDSWNQLKDAVCRLIVDGREVCSGTLVNNTAENKKPYVLSASHCYDEWGLAETSVYTFNYESPYCAPLDGDPIHSLSGAIMKAHYDSLDFALVELDDLPPPGFRPYYAGWDRSPELPDSSVSIHHPMGDVKKISFDYDAPEYATFTSSTIKNPTNGSLNILRWEEGVTEVGSSGGALFNMNEQVIGTLSGGAAHCGNPVNDYFARFSMQWDYSSDSTKQLKYWLDPIGSGDLSLNGKQFNTGDDLCNAFTHLTDADEHGNIAIVISGEIEGYWGGTNSVGITEIVERFAIDGDEILDGVSFGVGKLVTQNRNSRITVKVYNGKSFPEVLLYSKEVTIDNWAEDAMNFVGFDEMVAPSDTFFVGLELSAVNAADTFAIYQSLRDYENADNHLYLLQNGIWQSFSLLNTQNYAMVNVMELVACDYRVITDTPVVKQPENVWIYPNPTASELNIESDKEIDSENVVVYNLIGQEMRTSISQRDPYHVKLNLLGKTPGVYFVRFPYGNAFVTRKISFVPW, encoded by the coding sequence ATGCGTTCGTATATTCCATTTCTTATTTTACTGATTTTAATATGTAATTCAGTAAGTGCACAGTTGTCGGAAGGAGGATTTCCTTTGCAGGTTGTAGCTTTAAAAAGTGCCGATAGGGCGTTTGTAAAAATGCCGGTACTAAAACAACGTGTTGTTGATGCTGCTATTGCAGCGAATAAAGAATCTGATAATCAGTTAAAAGCACTAACTTTTGCGCATGCTTTTAATGTTGACTTTCGTCCATCAAATTCTGGAGTTTGGTATTCAACAAATTCTGGTTTTAATGTTTGGCGTATTACAATTTCGTCAGAAAATGCCTATTCATTAAACCTTATTTTTAACGATTTTGAGTTAAACGACAAAGGGCGTTTATTCATTTACAACGAAGAAAATAACCATTATCTCGGCGCTTTCACATCACAGAATAATAAAAATTCACACAAATTTGCAGTTGCGCCGGTTGCAGGAGATGTAATTACCGTACAGTATGAAGTTCCCGAAGATGAAGGAACACCGGACGATTTTGCAATTTCTCGTGTAAACCACGATTTTATGGGAATTTTAAAGTTTGACAGAAGACCAATAAACGGGGAAGCGGCCGGTGAATGCAATGTTGATATAAACTGCGAAATTGGCGATAGCTGGAATCAATTAAAAGACGCCGTTTGTCGGTTAATTGTGGATGGCAGGGAAGTATGTTCCGGTACCTTGGTAAACAATACCGCTGAAAATAAAAAGCCTTATGTACTTTCTGCTTCGCATTGTTACGATGAATGGGGCCTGGCTGAAACGAGTGTTTATACGTTTAATTACGAAAGTCCGTATTGTGCACCTTTGGATGGAGATCCCATCCATTCGCTTTCGGGAGCGATTATGAAAGCACATTACGATAGCCTGGATTTTGCTCTGGTGGAATTGGATGATCTTCCACCGCCAGGTTTTCGACCCTATTATGCAGGCTGGGACCGATCGCCGGAACTGCCTGATTCATCAGTTAGTATTCACCACCCGATGGGTGATGTTAAAAAGATATCGTTTGACTACGATGCACCGGAATATGCAACGTTTACCTCGTCGACGATTAAAAATCCAACAAATGGATCGTTAAATATTTTGCGTTGGGAAGAGGGAGTTACTGAAGTAGGTTCTTCGGGCGGTGCATTGTTTAATATGAATGAACAGGTGATAGGAACATTGTCAGGAGGTGCTGCACATTGTGGAAATCCGGTGAACGATTATTTTGCCCGTTTTTCCATGCAGTGGGATTACAGTTCAGATTCAACAAAACAATTAAAATACTGGTTAGATCCAATTGGAAGTGGTGACTTATCATTAAACGGAAAACAATTTAACACCGGTGATGATTTGTGCAATGCTTTCACGCATTTAACCGATGCCGATGAGCATGGAAATATTGCCATTGTCATTTCGGGCGAAATTGAAGGTTATTGGGGCGGAACAAATTCGGTTGGAATAACGGAAATAGTGGAGCGCTTTGCTATTGATGGTGATGAGATTTTAGATGGAGTTTCGTTTGGTGTTGGCAAACTGGTTACTCAGAACAGGAATAGCCGGATAACGGTGAAGGTTTATAATGGTAAAAGTTTTCCGGAAGTTTTGCTCTACAGCAAAGAGGTTACTATTGATAACTGGGCCGAGGATGCCATGAACTTTGTTGGTTTTGACGAAATGGTAGCGCCCTCCGATACTTTTTTTGTAGGGCTTGAATTAAGCGCTGTTAATGCTGCCGACACCTTTGCAATTTATCAGTCGTTGCGCGATTATGAAAATGCCGACAATCATTTGTATTTGCTGCAAAATGGTATCTGGCAAAGTTTCTCGTTGTTGAATACGCAAAACTATGCGATGGTTAATGTGATGGAACTAGTTGCCTGTGATTACCGCGTAATAACAGACACGCCAGTAGTTAAGCAGCCTGAAAATGTTTGGATATATCCAAACCCAACCGCCAGCGAACTGAACATAGAATCGGATAAAGAAATTGATTCGGAGAATGTTGTGGTGTATAACCTAATAGGGCAGGAAATGAGAACTTCAATTTCTCAGAGAGATCCTTACCATGTAAAATTGAATTTGCTGGGCAAAACACCCGGTGTTTATTTCGTTCGCTTTCCTTACGGAAATGCTTTCGTTACCCGAAAAATTTCATTTGTGCCCTGGTAA
- a CDS encoding phosphoribosyl-AMP cyclohydrolase, with amino-acid sequence MNEQFSKEDILQRQYDWGNGIIHIGKIFTEKGDYVKAAKEHIADLYGYGESKVLFKPTKATDPQFRANKEEALSYFVGENDKFPEDQGFALQPWEKVRFEVHGFIANINQAIIMGNYFFIDANGTETKVEYTMGFFRATDGSLKLNLHHSSFPFQPE; translated from the coding sequence ATGAATGAGCAATTCAGCAAAGAAGACATCTTACAACGTCAATATGACTGGGGAAACGGCATAATTCATATTGGAAAAATTTTCACGGAAAAAGGTGATTATGTAAAAGCCGCAAAAGAACATATTGCCGACTTATACGGCTATGGCGAAAGCAAAGTTCTTTTTAAGCCTACAAAAGCTACCGATCCGCAATTCAGGGCAAACAAAGAAGAAGCCCTTTCGTATTTTGTTGGAGAAAATGACAAGTTTCCTGAAGACCAGGGATTCGCTCTTCAGCCCTGGGAAAAAGTACGTTTTGAAGTACATGGTTTTATCGCCAACATTAATCAGGCAATCATTATGGGCAACTACTTTTTTATTGATGCCAACGGAACGGAAACAAAAGTAGAATACACCATGGGTTTTTTCCGGGCTACTGACGGCTCGCTGAAATTAAACCTACACCATTCGTCGTTTCCTTTTCAGCCGGAATAA
- a CDS encoding redoxin domain-containing protein: protein MTRLIFLFFIIFSFQLSAQNYNIKIQLEGAPNKTVQLAYHYLGKIYAADKTTLDENGQGTFTGDSLLTQGLYKILVDKDTHFDFLLGADQNFKLSNATFNGKDSKIEGAPESEAFIDYINFLGELQQKSASLNEAYKNADAAVKDKITKQREALNDEMHNYWAMVNRKFPDSFLYKFITANYVPALDESTLPDEIAENDSLLLRARFNYQQDHYWDYFDYTDERYLFTPFYKSKIETWFTKVLYPDYDSVKPYVYDFLADVKPNKRIFQFATSFFLNSSINSNIMGMDALFVDIARDFYLSGEAFWASEKSLEAIRENVLFMKDNLIGEIAPDLTLESFDGEFVNLHQIDSKITAVLIYEPNCSHCKVFVPEFYKEVYLPNKEKGLEVYAIYSMDDKEEWAEFLTRHNMFDWINVWDKDHSSRFKIKYDARQTPGIYLLDENKKITGKKMTIEQLKEIIPHELN, encoded by the coding sequence ATGACACGATTAATATTTCTGTTTTTTATAATCTTTAGTTTTCAGCTTAGCGCACAAAACTACAACATAAAAATACAGCTTGAAGGAGCTCCAAATAAAACGGTTCAGCTTGCCTATCATTACCTTGGTAAAATATATGCTGCCGATAAAACTACACTTGATGAAAACGGACAAGGTACATTTACCGGCGATAGTCTTTTAACACAAGGATTGTATAAAATATTGGTTGATAAAGACACCCATTTTGATTTTTTATTGGGTGCCGACCAGAATTTCAAATTAAGCAATGCCACTTTTAATGGCAAAGATTCGAAGATTGAAGGCGCTCCGGAATCCGAAGCTTTTATTGACTACATAAATTTTCTGGGCGAGTTACAACAAAAAAGCGCCTCGCTAAATGAAGCCTACAAAAACGCAGATGCAGCCGTAAAGGACAAAATTACTAAACAACGCGAAGCGCTAAATGACGAAATGCACAATTACTGGGCAATGGTGAATAGAAAGTTCCCTGACTCTTTTCTATATAAATTTATAACGGCCAATTACGTTCCGGCACTCGATGAGTCGACACTGCCAGATGAAATTGCAGAAAACGATTCATTACTTCTCCGAGCTCGATTCAACTATCAACAAGATCATTACTGGGATTATTTCGATTATACAGACGAACGCTACCTGTTCACGCCTTTTTATAAATCGAAGATTGAAACCTGGTTCACAAAAGTATTGTACCCTGACTACGATTCTGTAAAACCTTACGTTTACGATTTTTTAGCAGATGTAAAACCCAATAAACGCATCTTTCAGTTTGCCACATCTTTTTTTCTGAACAGCAGCATCAACAGTAATATTATGGGAATGGATGCCTTGTTTGTTGATATTGCCCGCGACTTTTATTTAAGTGGCGAGGCTTTTTGGGCATCAGAAAAATCGCTTGAGGCAATTCGCGAGAATGTACTTTTTATGAAAGACAATTTGATTGGCGAAATTGCTCCCGATCTCACACTCGAAAGTTTTGACGGCGAGTTTGTCAACCTGCACCAAATCGATTCGAAAATAACGGCTGTGCTTATTTACGAGCCCAATTGTTCGCACTGCAAAGTTTTTGTTCCTGAGTTTTACAAAGAAGTATACCTGCCCAACAAAGAAAAAGGACTTGAAGTTTACGCCATTTACTCGATGGACGACAAGGAAGAATGGGCCGAATTTTTAACCCGGCACAATATGTTCGATTGGATTAATGTTTGGGATAAAGATCACTCCTCGCGTTTTAAAATTAAGTACGATGCACGACAAACGCCAGGCATTTACCTGTTGGATGAAAACAAAAAGATTACCGGCAAAAAAATGACTATCGAGCAGTTAAAAGAAATTATTCCGCATGAATTGAACTAA
- a CDS encoding glycosyltransferase family 2 protein, which produces MLSVNIPVYNIEVVDLVNNLQQQATSLDIDFEIRVYDDGSDEIFKSLNRIVKSKPNVVYQEMDKNLGRAAIRNKMGAEAEFKWLLFIDADSKVISPNYLRNYLENLSENRVLCGGTAYSKQKPADPEKLFRWTYGTKREAVNATARNHSKGFIITSNNFFIAKELFKQVHFRGELRKYGHEDTLLGYDLFCAGVEIFHINNPLEHTGLESAQAFLKKSCLALENLKKIGEEMLDGERTFYRQVNFLRKYKRITFFIPPVIIGRIFRKYRSKMEANLKGNRPSLLFFDLYKLGYFASIKNR; this is translated from the coding sequence ATGCTTTCGGTAAATATCCCGGTATATAACATTGAAGTGGTAGATTTGGTGAACAACCTTCAGCAACAGGCCACAAGTTTAGACATTGATTTTGAGATCAGAGTGTACGATGATGGATCGGATGAGATTTTTAAATCGCTGAACCGAATTGTAAAAAGCAAACCCAATGTTGTTTACCAGGAAATGGACAAAAACCTTGGCAGAGCTGCAATTCGCAATAAAATGGGCGCCGAGGCGGAGTTTAAATGGTTGTTGTTTATTGATGCCGACTCGAAAGTTATCAGCCCAAACTACCTTAGAAATTACCTTGAAAATTTGAGTGAGAATCGTGTTTTATGCGGTGGAACAGCTTATTCAAAACAAAAACCGGCTGATCCTGAGAAACTGTTTCGATGGACTTACGGAACAAAACGTGAGGCCGTAAATGCAACGGCCCGTAACCACAGCAAAGGATTTATTATTACCTCCAATAATTTTTTTATTGCAAAGGAACTATTCAAACAGGTGCATTTTAGGGGAGAATTGCGCAAGTACGGGCACGAAGATACATTGCTTGGTTATGACTTGTTTTGTGCCGGAGTTGAAATTTTTCATATTAATAATCCGCTGGAACATACTGGTCTTGAAAGTGCGCAGGCATTTTTGAAAAAGAGTTGTTTGGCGCTTGAGAATTTGAAAAAAATAGGAGAGGAGATGCTTGATGGTGAGCGGACCTTTTATCGACAGGTGAACTTTTTGAGAAAATATAAACGAATAACATTTTTCATTCCTCCGGTAATTATTGGGCGGATTTTCAGAAAGTATCGCAGCAAGATGGAAGCGAATTTAAAAGGTAATCGCCCATCGTTACTGTTTTTTGATTTGTATAAACTGGGCTATTTTGCAAGCATAAAAAACCGCTGA
- a CDS encoding DUF4097 family beta strand repeat-containing protein: protein MRTLKRIAALFLIGVLSAGTTVLAEEKTKEFRESWLNNEVSSLEIDNRFGEVKINNIEGDSVIIHVEITVDAPNERKADELLDMIEVNIRKSGSLVKAVTEIERNFKSQRKFSIDYEVNIPSDKDLKINNKYGNTIVGRLTGNGEFICKYGNFTAYELTTPESGSLNLTLAYGNANIGEVSHMDVDVSYSPIDIEEASSLNIESKYSNITVEECKSVIIESKYDKFKFEELESLSAQIKYTNIKIEELAKSLKVESGYGGIKVEEVGPNFDFIDITNSYGQISLGLDDASYSLDASCDYCGVSYPEDEFTGNRIKDNHKSTVVGKVGSGDGGQVTVRSRYGDIKLDE from the coding sequence ATGAGAACATTAAAAAGAATTGCAGCACTGTTTTTAATCGGCGTTTTATCCGCCGGAACAACAGTATTGGCTGAGGAAAAAACAAAGGAGTTCCGTGAATCATGGTTGAACAATGAAGTATCATCGTTGGAAATAGACAACCGTTTTGGAGAAGTTAAAATCAATAATATCGAAGGTGATTCAGTAATCATCCATGTTGAGATAACAGTGGATGCACCAAACGAAAGGAAGGCTGATGAATTGCTTGATATGATTGAGGTGAACATCAGAAAATCTGGAAGTCTCGTAAAAGCTGTAACTGAAATTGAAAGGAACTTTAAAAGCCAACGAAAATTCAGCATCGATTACGAAGTAAATATTCCTTCGGATAAAGACCTGAAGATAAACAATAAGTACGGCAATACTATTGTTGGCCGACTTACCGGAAACGGCGAATTTATCTGCAAATACGGTAACTTTACGGCTTACGAACTAACTACACCCGAAAGCGGTTCGCTGAACTTAACGCTGGCCTACGGTAACGCAAATATTGGCGAAGTTTCGCACATGGATGTTGATGTGAGTTACTCACCTATTGATATTGAAGAAGCAAGCTCGTTAAATATCGAATCAAAATACTCGAACATTACCGTGGAAGAATGTAAATCGGTAATAATCGAATCGAAATACGACAAATTTAAATTTGAAGAGCTGGAGTCGCTCTCTGCACAAATAAAATATACTAATATCAAAATTGAAGAACTGGCGAAGAGCTTAAAAGTTGAATCGGGTTATGGAGGAATTAAAGTAGAAGAAGTTGGACCTAATTTTGATTTCATAGACATTACGAACAGCTACGGTCAGATTTCGCTGGGACTTGACGATGCCAGTTATTCGCTTGATGCCAGTTGTGACTACTGCGGCGTTTCGTACCCCGAAGATGAATTTACAGGAAACAGAATAAAAGATAATCACAAAAGTACAGTTGTAGGAAAAGTTGGCTCGGGAGATGGTGGACAAGTTACAGTTAGAAGTCGTTACGGCGATATTAAACTGGATGAATAG